In the Ferribacterium limneticum genome, GCCGCGCAACTCGTCGGGGGAATAGGCGTGAGCTTGGGAGGCAAAGAGGGCGGCAATCAGCCAGAGGTATTTCATGGGGTTTTCCGATAGTCGTGTTGCTCAGGATGAGGCGGCACGGTGCGGAAGAATCCTAACAGAGTCGTTTCTTGCCGGGCAGGGGCGAGATGGAGTGTGGCGATATGCCGGCTCGCTATTGATGGCGCTCCGGCATATCGGCCATGCTTAAAGGCAGCCGCCCAGTTGCGCCCTGTTCAGACGGTTTCTGATCTGGCTGCGCAGGCGACTGATCGCATTGGTCAACTGGCGTCGCCTGAGGGGATTGAGTTCGGCGTCGCGTTCCCGGATCAATTCGGTCAGACGTTGCTGTTGCGCGGCAATCTCTTGCATCAGCGTCGGACAGTCGACCGGCAGGATGTCGGTCACGTTCAGGTAACGGGCCCGACGTTCCTGGACTATTTGCCGAATACGGAGTATCTGGCTGTGCGTGAGCCGCCCTGTGCCGCCGTGGTTCCAGTAAGACATGATGTTTCGGCGGGCCAGTGAGAAAGCGTGACCGCCGAGCGAGAGGGCGTGAATTTCGATAGCGGAGCCGAGTTCGGCGATATAAGGGTCCGGTGGCGTGTCATCGATGAGTGTGCGGTCGCCATCCAGTTCATCGATGGGGCCGCCGCTGAGCAGGTAATCCGTTGCTTCCCTCAGTGTCGCGAAGGACATGCCGTGGGTGTGCGGCAAACCAAAGTGGTGACCGAGTTCATGCGGCAGGACGCCCAGCGCGTTGGGGTCGAAGAAACTCATCGCCACGAAATCCATGTTTGACCAGGAGAAGCCGCCGCCAACTGAATAAGCATCCGGTCCGAAACGATAAATGACGACGACGCTCCGGTGCTGGGCGGCGAGCGCATCGAGACGTGCCTTGATCGTCGGCCATCGCGGCAGGCTTTCGACGTTGCCGGCCGGCAGGCTGTTGACCTCGGTGTCACGCATTTCGCGCAGCAGGCCATCGTAGGTGAAACGCACGCCGGCGACAGCAAAGACCCGGTTGGCTTCGTCGACCCACTGGCGGGCACCGTCGGGCGTGATTTCGCAACGTCGGCCGCCATCGTTGTCCGATACCTGATAGGCGACGATGGGTACGGCATAGTTGATCAACGCGGCGCTGGCAAATTTCTCGACATGTAGTTGCCCCGTGCCAAGGTTGTGTTCGATCTTGCCGTGCTGAAAACGAGCGACAATATACGGCTGGCGGTTGCGCAACTCGTCGTAGGGGGCGCTGACCGGGTAGCCGATCACGCTGCGCTCCCAGCGCAGTTCAGCCCATCGCTCGCGAATCGCCCCGTAAACTTCGTGAGCGCCGGTGGCCGGTGTCCAGTAGATAGAACCCTTCTGGAAGTGGTTATAGCGTCCGATGCCGTCGGGGGCGGTGCTTTCGTTGGTCATCGGGTAGCCGAGCAGGGATAGCTCGGCGCCCATGGTGCGCCAGCGCTCGCGGATCAGGCCATGGATTTCGTAGGCCCCCGTGGATGGGTGCCAATAGACCGAGGCATGCTCGAAATGGTTGAATTTTCCAACCCCGTCGGCGGCTGTCGTTTCATCGGAAATGGGATAGCCGAACGGGGAGGCGTCGCCGCCAAGGGCCAGCCAGCGCGCCCGGATCATGCCGTGCACCTCGAAGGCACCAGTCCGGGCATGCCAATAGATCGCGCCGTTCTGGAATTCCTGCTTTTTTCCGCCATTGGCCGCCGCTACTTCGCCGCCAACTGCCGCGCCGAGGAAACCGGAAGCCCCGCCCAACTGGGCGTATTTGTCGCTAATTGCCGTCATCGCACTCTCCTTGCTGTTCGATTGAACTGACCAAAGGTTTGCTGCTGCAGCACACCAGAGCGGGGCAGGGAGGGGGAAACTCATGAGCTACCGCTCCTGCGGTGTGCTCATGAGTGTATGCCTATTTCATGAAGGCGGTGAGACGGGGATTATTCCAATGGTCTGGCGGGTCAGGCCGGCCTGGATTCGAACCAGTTGAGTTTTTCGTGGAGGCTGACGACGCTGCCAACGACGATCAGGGCCGGCGGCTTGATGCCGGATTCGGCAATGCGATGGGGCAATGTGCCGAGCGTGGCGAGCAGGGTTTGCTGGTCGGCTTGAGTGCCGTTGCGGATCACGGCAGCTGGCGTCATTGAGGGCAGGCCATGATTGATCATTTGCCGGCAGATTTCTTCGGCAGCGCCGATGCCCATATAGAAAACAACGGTATGGCAGGGGCGGGCCAGGGCGGCCCAGTCGAGATTGACCGTACCGTCTTTCAGGTGCCCGGTAACAAAGGTCACCGACTGGGCGTGGTCGCGATGAGTCAGCGGAAACCCGGCGTAGGCAGCGCAACCGGCAGCGGCTGTCACGCCAGGGATCACTTCGAAGGGAATGCCGGAGGCTGCCAGGGTTTCGAGCTCTTCGCCACCGCGGCCGAAAATGAAGGGGTCGCCACCCTTCAGTCGAACGACTGCTAAGCCTTCTTTGGCGAGGTCGACGAGCAGATGGTTGATGGAGTCCTGTGGCATCGTGTGCTTGGAGGATTCCTTGCCGGCGTAGATGATGCGCGCATCGGCCCGGGCCAGATCCATGATGCCGTTGCCGACCAGATGGTCGTACACGATGGCGTCGGCCATTGAAATCAGTCGTGCTGCCTTGATGGTCAGGAGTTCCGGATCACCCGGGCCGGCGCCGACCAGCCAGACCTTTCCGCCCTGCAGTTGTTTTGTAGTGTTCATGCGTTATCTCAGCCGTTTGGCGGCCATCCTAATGCGGGATTGGGCGCCTGCCAATAGCAGGGGATAAATCAATTTATGCGGATAGTTCTAAAGAACTACGCTAATAGTTATATAGAACAACATTTACCTGAATGTAAAGGATTTCTTATGGTTAAAAGCTTGATGAGCATCAAGGATGTGATTTGGGTGGAGGTTCAACCTAGCGAACATCGCGTAACGGGGATCGAGGCGCGAACCGATTCGTTCTAGGAGAGGAAAGATGAAGAAAAACGTAGTGGGGATCATTGCACTTAGCGCCATGGCTGTTGCCATGGGTTCTGCCTTCGCTCAGGAAACCGCCAAGGTCGCTCCGACTCTGACGGCTGCTGAAAAAGAACAGGCCAAGAAGATTTATTTTGAACGTTGTGCCGGCTGCCATGGCGTGTTGCGCAAAGGCGCCACCGGCAAGAACCTTGAGCCGCACTGGACCAAGAAGGACAAGGACGGCAACGTTACCGAAGGCGGCACGCTCAAGCTTGGCCAGCAGCGTCTGGAAAAGATCATTGGTTACGGTACCGACGGCGGCATGGTCAACTTCGACGACATCCTGACCAAGGAAGAACTGTCGCTGATGGCCAAGTACATCCAGAACACGCCGGATGTCCCGCCTGAGTACAGCTTCAAGGAAACCATGGATTCCTGGAAGGTCATCGTGCCGGTCGATCAGCGTCCGACCAAGCAGATGAACAAGTACAACCTGAAGAACATGTTCTCGGTCACCCTGCGCGATACCGGCGAAGTGGCCCTGATCGACGGCGATACCAAGGAAATCCGCAGCATCGTCAAGACCGGCTACGCAGTTCACATCTCGCGTCTGTCCGCTTCCGGCCGTTATGTTTATGTGATCGGTCGCGATGGTCGTCTGTCGCTAATCGACCTGTGGATGGAAAATCCGGCGGTTGTGGCTGAAGTCAAGATCGGTTTCGATGCCCGCTCGGTCGATACCTCCAAGTTCAAGGGCTTCGAAGACAAGTACGCGGTTGCCGGTTCCTACTGGCCGCCCCAGTACGTCATCATGGACGGCGACACGCTCAAGCCGCGCAAGGTCGTTTCCACCCGTGGCATGACCGTCGATGGCGAATACCATCCGGAGCCGCGCGTTGCTTCCATCGTCGCATCCTTCATCAAGCCGGAATGGGTTATCAACATCAAGGAAACCGGTCAGATTCTGCTGGTCGATTATTCCGACATCGAGAACCTGAAGACGACCACGGTCGGTTCCGCCAAGTTCCTGCATGACGGCGGCTGGGATGCTTCCAAGCGTTACTTCCTGGTGGCAGCCAATGCCTCCAACAAGATCGCTGCGGTCGATACCAAGACCGGCAAGCTGGCAGCGCTGGTCGATACCGCCAAGATCCCGCACCCGGGTCGTGGCGCCAACTTCACCCATCCGAAGTTTGGTCCGGTATGGACGACAGGCCACCTTGGTGCTGACGTTCTGACCCTGATCAGCACGCCGTCGGATAAGAAGTCGGATGCCAAGTTCAAGGAATACAACTGGAAGGTCGTTCAGGAAGTCAAGCACGTTCCGGGCAACCTGTTCGTCAAGACCCATCCGAAGTCCCAGCATCTGTGGGCTGACTCGCCGCAGAATCCGGACAAGGAACTGGCTGAATCGGTTGCCGTCTGGAAGATGTCCGATCTGTCCAAGCCGTTCAAGGTCATCAACGTAGCCAAGGACTCCGGTCTGCCGGCAACCAAGGCCACCAAGCGTGCTGTGCATCCGGAATACAGCGCTGATGGCAAGGAAGTCTGGATCTCCCTGTGGGGCGGCAAGGCTGACCAGTCTGCCATCGTGGTTTATGACGATGCAACGCTGACGCTGAAGAAGGTGATTACCGATCCGAAGATGATCACCCCGACCGGCAAGTTCAACGTCTACAACACCCAGCACGACATCTACTGATCGACTGTTGATTGTTTGATTTGAAGCAAGTTACGGGGGCGAAAGCCCCCGTAGCATATGAAGCACAAATACTTGTGCAGAGTAAATTAGCTGCGCAGAGAGCAATCATTTTGGCGGAGATAATCTTGATGAAAAAAAACCTCATTTCCCTGGCTGTATTTGGCGCTTTTGTCGCGCTCGGTTCGCAGTCGGCTATCGCTGCGCCGGACTGGAACAAGGCTGCCAAGAGCACAATCCATGTTTTTCACCCCGGTGCTGCACCGATTGAATGGATTCAAGGCAAGGGTGAGCACAGCGGCGCCAGTGGTCTGAAGAAGGGCGAGGCCTGTGCCGGCTGCCACGTTGAGGACGGCAAGCTGAGTCTTGACCTCAAGCGCCTGGCCAGCAAGGAAATGGAGCCGAAGGGCGCCCCCAAGACGATGACCTACCCGGTTACCGTCCAGGCGGCCTACGATGCGGCCAACCTTTATGTTCGCCTGACCTTCAAGGCGCCGGCTGGCGGCTTCGACAAGTCCGACAAGGACAATGAGCTCAAGGCCACCGTGATGTTCCCGAATGACAAGGTGCCGCTCGCCGATCAGGCTGGTTGCTGGGCAGCCTGTCACGAGGACGCCAAGGGCATGCCGAAGGGCAAGGACAAGACGAAGTACGTCTCGGCCGGTGCGATGGATTTGGTGCAATGGGCGAGCAGCGGCAAGTCGTCTGACGGTTTTGTCGCCGACAAGCGCAACATGACGGGCGGCAAGGCAGGTGCAACGGCCGAAGGCGCCAAGGCTGGCGATACCTACACCGTGACCTTCACCCGCAAGCTGGCCGGCAACGCCGTGCTGGCAGCCGGCAAGGCTGTGCCGTTCGGCATCGCCATTCACGCCGACAATGCCGGCGGTCGTTTCCATCACGTCTCCTTCGGCCACACGATTGGTCTGGGTGCTGATGGCGACGTGAAGGCTGCCAAGCAGTAAATCTACATGCCATCCGGAGCGACGCAGTATCCCGGATGGCTGTGGCTGAAAAGAGCGCCGCTTGTGCTGGCGCTCTTTTCTTTTTCTGCGCTGGCGCAGACCGTGGCAGAAGTTCGTATCGAGAGCTACAAATTTGTGCCTGCCGAGGTGAGTATCAAGGCTGGTGACAGCGTGCGCTGGATCAATCACGAAAAGCGGACCAGCCATTCAGTGGTCTTCCCGGCTGAAGGCGGGCTGGAGTCGGAGCGGATGTTTCCCGATGAAAGCTGGCAGCGCCGTTTCGAAAAGCCGGGGCGCTACGATTATCATTGCGGGCCACACCCAGAAATGAAAGGCAGTGTCGTTGTTGGCGAATAATTCCGTTCTTGGACTTTTTTTTCTGGCGACCGCGAGCATCGTGAGTGCCGGGCCGACATTGGCCGTTGAGCCTGATGCGGTGCGCCAGAAGGAACTGGTTCACCTTGTCCGCCAGGATTGCGGCTCCTGTCACGGCATGACCCTGAAAGGTGGGCTCGGCCCGGCGCTGCTGCCGGAGACCTTGCGCGACAAGCCGGCCGAAGGGCTGGCGGCAACGATCTACTATGGTCGCCCGGGAACGCCGATGCCGCCGTGGAAACAATTCATGTCCGAAGCCGAAGCTGCATGGATTGTCGATAAACTGATGACCGAATTCCCCCAATGAGAACGCCATGCGCCTGCTGCTGAGTCTTTTCTTCGCCCTCTTGCTCAATGCTTGTGCCGGCCCGCAACTGCGCGGCACAGGCGATCTTGGCCTGATCATCGAGCGCTCAAGTGGTCACATCACGCTGGTCAATACCACGTCGCGCCAGCCCTATGCCCGCATCGGCGGCCTGGGCGATCTGTCGCACGCTTCCGCCGTCTATTCGCGGGATGGCCGCTATGCCTTCATCTTCGGTCGCGATGGTGGGCTGACCAAGATCGACCTGCTCGAAGCGAAGATCGTCAAGCGCATCATCCAGTCCGGCAACGCCATCGGCGGCTCAATCTCGCAGGACGGCCGCATCGTCGTCGCCCAGAATTACACGCCGGGCGGCATCAAGGCCTTCGATGCAGAAACGCTCGAACTGCTCTCCGAAGTGCCGGCCGAATTTGCGCCCGGCCAGTTCTCCAAGGTCGTCGGCCTGGCTGATACGGGCGGCAACAAATTTGCCTATGCCTTGTTCGATGGCGGCGAAATCCGCGTCACCGATTTCAGCGATTCCAGGCAGCCGAAAACTCAACGTTTTCCGGCCGGCAGCCAGCCCTACGATGGCCTGGTGACGCCGGATGGCCGCTACTTCCTGGCCGGCCTGTTCGGCGAGGACGGAGTGGCGATGCTTGATCTCTGGCAGCCGGAAAAGGGCGCGAAGAAGATTCTCGAAAACTACGGCCGCGGTCAGGAAAAACTGCCGGTCTTCAAGATGCCGCATCTGCGCGGCTGGTCGGTGGCACAGGGCAAGGCCTACTTGCCGGCGATCGGTCGCCATGAAGTGCTGGTTGTCGATGTCGCGACCTGGAAGGAAGTTGGGCGCATTCCGGTGCGCGGCCAGCCAGTCTTCGTCATGGCACGGCCGGATGGTCGCCAGATTTGGGTTAATTTTGCTTTCCCGGACAATGGCAAGGTCGACGTGATCGACACCTTGGCCGGCCAGGTTGTGCACAAGATGGAGCCGGGCAAGGGCATCCTGCACATGGAGTTTGCCCCGCGAGGTGAGAATGTCTGGCTGTCGGCGCGCGACGATAACAAGGTGGTCATCTACAACACCGAAACTTTCGCCAAACAGGGTGAAATCCCTGCGGAAAGCCCCTCCGGCATTTTCTTTACCTCCCGCGCCGTGCGTATTGGCTTCTGATGGCCGACGCGCTCGACTTCCAGTTGCTCAACGATTTCCAGCGTGATTTTCCGCTGGTGTCGGCCCCGTTTGCCGAACTGGCCTCACGCCTGGGGGTAGGCGAGAAGGTCGTGCTCGGCCGGCTCGAAAACCTGCGTCGCGAAGGCAAGATTTCCCGGGTGGGCGCCGTTTTCGCGCCCAAGCGCATCGGCGCCTCGACGCTGGCGGCGATGGCAGTGCCGCCGGAAAAACTGGAGGCAGTCGCGGCGGCGGTCAATCGCTTTCCCGAGGTCAATCACAACTACGAGCGCGAGCATCGCTACAACCTGTGGTTCGTCGTTACTGCGGCCAGTGAGGGGCGTTTGCAGGCCAGCCTTGGCGCTATCGAACAGGCTGCCGGTTATCCGCTGCTGGCTTTGCCTTTGCTGGAAGAGTTTCATATTGATCTCGGTTTTTGCCTGAACGGTGGCAAGCAGAAATCGGTGGCGACGGCCCTGCCGGTAAAGCCCGTCGCCCTGATGGATGAAGCCGAGCGTCGTCTGGTTTCGGTGTTGCAGGAGGGCCTGCCTTTGTTCATTCGGCCCTTCGCCTTGATCGCCGAGCGCGTTGGCGCCTCCGAGCCGGAGGTTATCGGCCGCATCCGGCGCTGGCTGGAGGAAGGAGCGATCAAGCGCTTCGGTGTTGTCGTTCGCCATCACGAGCTCGGCTTTCGCGCCAATGCCATGCTGGTTCATGACATCCCGGATGACCAGGTCAGCGCCATCGGCCGCGCATTGGCCGAAGAGCCGGGGGTGACGCTGTGCTACCGCCGGCCGCGTCGCCTGCCTGACTGGCCGTACAACCTGTTCTGCATGATCCATGGTCGTGAGCGTGGCGAGGTTGAAGCCACCATTGCCGAACTCCGCCAACGCCATGGGCTTGAGACCTGCGCCCACGAAGTCCTCTTCTCGTTAACCCGCTTCAAGCAGAACGGGGCCCGTTATGCCTGAACTCTCCGAACTCGACCGGAAAATCCTCGCCCAATTGCAAGGCGACTTTCCGATCTGCGAACACCCCTATGCCGAGGCTGCGTCACAACTCGGTATTGATGAGGCCGAGTTGCTGGAGCGCCTCCAGCGTTTGCTGGCCGACAAGGTGCTGACCCGTTTCGGGCCGATGTTCCAGATCGAGGAAATGGGCGGTGCTTTCGTGCTGGCTGCACTGGCCGCGCCTGAGGCGCGTTACGACGAGGTGACGGCGCTGGTCAATGCACTGCCGCAGGTCGCCCACAACTACCGTCGCGAGCACGAACTGAACATGTGGTTCGTGCTGGCTACCGAAACGAAAGATGGTATCGCCGAAGCGATCGCCCGCATCGAGCGCGATACCGGCTTGCCAGTCTATGCCTTCCCCAAGGAGCGCGAGTTCTTTGTCGAAATGAAGCTGGAGGCAAGGCTGTGATCGACCAGAAAATTGACGATGTCGACCGCTCGCTAATTGTCGCCACCCAGGGCGGTCTGCCGCTTGTCTCACGCCCCTATCACGCGATTGCCGAGCAGCTGGGCTTGAGTCCCGACGAGGTCATGCAGCGACTGCGGGCCATGCTGGCCTCGGGCATCATTCGCCGCATCGGTGCCGTGCCCAATCACTACGCCATCGGCTGGACCGCCAACGGCATGACGGTGTGGGATGTTGCCGACGATCAGGTGGACGAACTCGGTGCCCGCATCGGCGCCCTGGATTTTGTCACCCACTGCTATCGCCGCCCGCGCGCCCTGCCGGCCTGGCCTTATAACCTGTTCGCCATGGTGCATGGTGCCTCACGTCAAGAGTGCTCGGCCAAGGCGGCGGAAATACGCGCCCTGCTGGGCGATGCCTGCCGGGCGAACGATATTCTCTATTCGACCCGCATCCTGAAAAAAACGGGTTTGCGCATCAGTCGCTGACTGAAAGCTCCGAGGTCTTCTTGGATGTGAAATGGGTGTGCCGTTTGGCGCGCCCATTTCACTTCATGGGTGGCCGTCGTTAACCGTCGGTAACCCATCGTTTTCCTCATCAAGTATCCGCCAGACGTACATCAGGCTGGATTCGTTGAATTCGTGACCGCTTTCCACGTCTTGCCACCAGACCTGCGATCGGGCATCCGGCCCGAGGTATCGCCAGCGACGAATCTCGCCGCTGCATAATTCGATGCGAAATATGGCTCGTGATCTCAGTGCAGCCACAGCGAGCAGTTCCTTTCAGTGGGCAGATTACTCACTTTACCAATAATTCTCGCAGGCAAAGTGGCCGGGGGCTCGCCCAAGATCGGGGCGGAAGCCGCGAGCGCTCAGTACCTGGCGCACGTCGTCAAGCATTTGGGGGTTGCCGCAGATCAGCATGCGAGCTCGTTCGGTATCGATGGGCAGACCGATGCTTCTCTCCAGTTCTCCATCGTGCAGCAGGTCGGTCAGTCGACGATTCAGCATGCCCGGAACCGCTTCCCGCGTGACAATCGGAGCAAAGCGCAACTTGTGGCGGTGCTCAGCGAAAGCTTCGTCTTGCGCGATGGCGGCAATCTCATTTCGATAGGCGAGTTCGGAAATGTGGCGAACGCTGTAGGCGAGCACCAGATTGTCGTACTGCGCCCAGACCTCTGGGTCACGAAGGATGGACAGGAATGGCGCAATCCCGGTGCCGGTGGCCAGCATCCAGAGATCCTGCCCGCCGACAAAGCGGCTTGTTGTCAGGTAACCGTAGGGCTGCTTTTCGACATAAAGCGTATCTCCGACCGACGCTTCGGCCAATTTTGTGCTGAAGGCGCCGTTGGGCACGATGATCGAAAAGAATTCCAGATGCTCATCGTAATTGGCCGAAACCATCGAATAGGGGCGCCAGATCGTGCCACCACTGCCACTGGCGATGCCAATCCGCGCGAATTGGCCCGGCTGGAAGCGGAATGACAGACTGCGTGTGGTGCGTACCGAGATCAGCTTGTCGGTCCATCGCCGGATGTCGAGAATATGCTCGGCAGTCGCTTTGTCGGTGGGCGCTGGTGGCGGGCCGCGGCGGAATGTAGATGCGGATGTCAGCATGAATTGGCTTTCAACGGGAGTCATGACCGAACAACATGCAAGGTAGCGGCGAGTTTTAATCGCGCTGTAGCGGGTGTTCTTATCTAGGGTAGTCAGTCAAGCCGCTAGCGAAGTTCCCGCCTGTACGATGTAATTCGTGGGCAGGGGGCAATCGTTGCTATCCCAACATCAGGATTCATGGCCTCAAAAAGCGAAGGCCCGGCATCGGCCGGGCCTTTGTTCTACTCGATGGAGAGCAAGGTTTAGCCGGCTGCGATCCGTTTTTCGATATGCGCCAGCGCCTCTTCCACCTGATCGATCAGGATCAGACAGAGGTCGCCGGGTTGCAGGCGGTTCAATGCGGTGTCGATGGCCAGGAACTCGCCGGTAATGGCGTCGATCTGCTTGGTGCGGCTGGCGTTGGCCAGACCGGCACGCAACAGGCCGATCACTTCGCCGTCGGCTCTGCCGCGCTGGCAGGCGTCCTGGTAGAGGATCACGTCGTCGAAGGCTTCGCCGAGGATTTCGGTTTGCTGGCGGATGTCCTCGTCACGACGGTCACCGGCGCCGCTGATGACGACCGAGCGACGCACGGCCGGCATGTTTTCGACGGCTTTGACCAGCGCCAGAATGGCGTCCGGGTTATGGCCATAATCGGCGATCAATGTCGCGCCCTTGAAGTCGAAGACGTTGAAACGGCCCGGGGCGGTCATTGCATCGCTGACGAAATTGGCCAGGGCACGTTCGATAACCGGCCATTCGTAGCCGAGCGCCCAGCCAGTGGCAGCGGCCGCCATGGCGTTCTCGATCTGGAAGCCGATGCTGCCGTTACGGGTCAGCGGGACATTCGCCAGCGGCACGCGGTGTTTCTTGCGGCCCTCGCCGAAAATGATCGCATCGCGCTCGACATAAACCACCCGCTTGCCTTGGGCGCGGTGCGTGGCCAGGACGTGATGGTTGCGGTCGCGGGCGAAGAAAATGACGTCGCCCGGGCAATGGTTGGCCATCGAGGCGACAATCGGATCGGTTGCGTTGAGTACGGCGGTGCCGTGTGGCGAGACGTTTTCGACAATGACCCGCTTGACCACGGCCAGTTCGTCGACCGTGGTGACGTAATTGAGGCCGAGGTGATCGCCGAGGCCGATGTTGGTGACGACGGCGACATCGCACAGGTCGAAGCCGAGGCCTTCGCGCAATACGCCGCCACGCGCCGTTTCGAACACCGCCGCATCGACATCCGGGTGCATCAGAACGTTGCGGGCACTGCGCGGGCCGGAACAATCGCCGGTGTCGATACGCTTGTTTTCGATATAGATGCCATCGGTGCTGGTCATGCCGACACGCAGGCCGTTCGATTCGAAAATGCGGCCGATCAGTCGGCTGGTCGTCGTCTTGCCGTTGGTGCCGGCGATGGCGACGACCGGGATGCGGGCATTGTCACCATCCGGGAACATCATGCCGACGATGGCTTCACCAACCGGACGACCCTTGCCGAAGGACGGATCGAGGTGCATGCGCAGGCCGGGGGCAGCGTTGCATTCGACGATGCCGCCGCCTTGCTCTTCGAGCGGCTTGAGCATGGTGTCGCAGACGACGTCGATGCCGCAGATGTCGAGGCCAACGGTCTGGGCGGCAGCCACAGCGGCGGCAGCCAGTTCAGGGTGAACGTCATCGGTCACGTCGGTGGCCGTGCCGCCGGTGGACAGGTTGGCGTTGTTACGGAGCACGACGCGGACGCCACGGCCGGGAACGGAATCGGCACTGAAGCCTTGTTCGGCCAGGCGGGCAAGGGCGATTTCGTCGAAGCGAATTTTGGTTAACGAGGTGGCGTGACCATCCGAGCGACGCGGGTCGCTATTGACGATATTGACCAGTTCACCGACGGTATGCGTACCGTCGCCGATGACCAGCGGCGGATCACGGCGGGCGGCGGCGATCAGCTTGTCGCCGATGACCAGCAGGCGCCAGTCGTGGCCGGACAGGAATTTCTCGACCATGATGTCGTCGCGGAATTCGATGGCGACACGGTAGGCGCGGCGAACCTGTTCTTCGGTGGTCAGGTTGACCGAAATGCCCTTGCCCTGGTTGCCGTCCTGCGGCTTGACGACGACCGGCAGGCCAA is a window encoding:
- the cphA gene encoding cyanophycin synthetase — encoded protein: MDVSRIRALRGPNLWSRHTAIQAIVTCQGGECAIADLPGFEARLRERFPELGDLIPSDHLDTVSMAHALEFCALGLQAQAGCPVTFSRTTQTVDAGVYQVVVEYSEEDVGRLAFERAEQLCQAALDDTPFDLDGVLKELRDIDEDIRLGPSTGAIVSAAIARGIPIRRLTQGSLVQFGWGSKQKRIQAAETSFTSAIGEAIAQDKELTKKLLHASGVAVPFGRPVEDEDDAWVAAQEIGLPVVVKPQDGNQGKGISVNLTTEEQVRRAYRVAIEFRDDIMVEKFLSGHDWRLLVIGDKLIAAARRDPPLVIGDGTHTVGELVNIVNSDPRRSDGHATSLTKIRFDEIALARLAEQGFSADSVPGRGVRVVLRNNANLSTGGTATDVTDDVHPELAAAAVAAAQTVGLDICGIDVVCDTMLKPLEEQGGGIVECNAAPGLRMHLDPSFGKGRPVGEAIVGMMFPDGDNARIPVVAIAGTNGKTTTSRLIGRIFESNGLRVGMTSTDGIYIENKRIDTGDCSGPRSARNVLMHPDVDAAVFETARGGVLREGLGFDLCDVAVVTNIGLGDHLGLNYVTTVDELAVVKRVIVENVSPHGTAVLNATDPIVASMANHCPGDVIFFARDRNHHVLATHRAQGKRVVYVERDAIIFGEGRKKHRVPLANVPLTRNGSIGFQIENAMAAAATGWALGYEWPVIERALANFVSDAMTAPGRFNVFDFKGATLIADYGHNPDAILALVKAVENMPAVRRSVVISGAGDRRDEDIRQQTEILGEAFDDVILYQDACQRGRADGEVIGLLRAGLANASRTKQIDAITGEFLAIDTALNRLQPGDLCLILIDQVEEALAHIEKRIAAG